Proteins from a genomic interval of Pecten maximus chromosome 13, xPecMax1.1, whole genome shotgun sequence:
- the LOC117340496 gene encoding uncharacterized protein LOC117340496, translated as MVHNLCRAVNDWLRCAECDPNVMRILSILTTCNATYDGVGGAVSNDSMQTDVSTPDYGTPNSCFGLEHFDIHHPDYLYQIGQIILEISANPHLYIDCLKSKDIWEYSIYDQLFLAIFGDLNVTAYMIHQPDVAVHLPLLLECITNRPSDCTFPTLPDPNTYTVQEMVHNLCRAVNDWLRCAECDPNVMRILSILTTCNATYDGVGGAVSNGMLN; from the exons ATGGTGCACAACCTCTGCAG AGCTGTGAACGACTGGTTACGCTGTGCTGAATGCGATCCAAATGTGATGAGAATATTGTCCATTCTAACTACCTGCAATGCAACATATGATGGGGTAGGAGGAGCCGTCTCGAACG ATTCAATGCAGACTGATGTCTCCACACCTGATTATGG TACGCCGAACTCCTGTTTTGGACTTGAGCATTTCGACATCCATCACCCGGACTACTTATACCAGATTGGACAGATTATACTCGA AATATCTGCAAATCCTCACttgtatatagactgtctaAAAAGTAAAGATATTTGGGAGTACAGCATATACGACCAATTGTTTCTGGCCATCTTCGGGGACCTGAACGTCACCGCGTATATGATACATCAACCAGATGTGG CTGTACATTTGCCTCTTTTGCTGGAGTGTATAACAAACCGACCGTCCGACTGTACTTTCCCGACTCTACCCGATCCAAACACATACACAGTCCAGGAAATGGTGCACAACCTCTGCAG AGCTGTGAACGACTGGTTACGCTGTGCTGAATGCGATCCAAATGTGATGAGAATATTGTCCATTCTAACTACCTGCAATGCAACATATGATGGGGTAGGAGGAGCCGTCTCGAACGGTATGTTAAATTAA